AAATAATGATGGTAAATCATAAGTCAGAAACGCAATGGGAAAATATTTATTAACAATAGATGTTTCCAGCACGCTACCTTGTGGAGGCTTTGTATCAATTTTGATGTATAGCCTTCTCGAGAAGCCGCTAATTCTAAAACATACTCTTTCATAATGTTTTCTCATCCTTTTTGTATCGTACAATGTATTTTTCTATCATTCGGACAGCATCAAACAGTGATTTTTTATCATACCTCTTTGCATATTGAACTAAAATATCAAGGTCGATCTTTTCAACGTTTTGCAGTCGAGTATTTCAGGGACACCATACTAAATTCAGAACTCCATACATGGGATCCACAGCAATCTTACCTAAATAGCTACGAATAAATAGTTTCCCCGGATAGTTTGTGATAAAAGGCTTCAGATAAAAGATTTTTTTTTAAGAGACTTGATTCTTCAACAAAAGCACCCATACTTTTCAAAACTATCACCGACAACTTATAATGAAACTCGAAATACACGAACGATAGTGCAGTAGATTTCGTAAGTTGAATTATGCCCGAAGAGAATGATGGTATTTTTTTTGGGATGTGTCCCTATTTATAACAAAGAAACAATTCGTAACCATTTCGCTGACTGTCCTTTTCCAAGGCATTTGATCTTTTTCTTTATTTTGAGATTGAGCAATATTTTTTTTATCATAACCCTGCTTATACCCGGACAGACACGCTCAATATCTGATATACTGAATTCAGCCAATTGGTCATTAACTGCTGCTTCGATAATTCCCGTCTTTGCTCCCCTCCGCGGACTAACAGCTACAGCACGTCTTTCAAGCTCTTTATATGCCCCAAGCACTGTTCCCAGAAAATAATTTGTCCATGGCAGTGTATCGTGCTTACCCTGCTGCCAACCCCACGAACTTCTGTTCAACGATTCATAATATGTTTCTTTGCTCTGTTCGACAACGCGTTCGAGACTTATGTACTTGCCTGCCGCGTATTCGTGCTGATATAATGCCAAAAGCGTCAACAGCCGTGACACCCTACCGTTGCCGTCACGGAACGGATGTATACATAGAAAATCAAGAATGAGGCATGCAACCGCGTAAAGAGGCGGATATTTCAACTGCGTTACGCTGTGTTCGTAGGAAAGGCATAATTGCTCAATATATTTTGGTGTTTCTTTCGCGCTTAGGGGCTTATACACGACCTCGACTCTGCCGTCAGAAAATTTACGGATGATGTCATTATCCTTTTCGTTCCAAACCCCGGCATCATGCGATTCTCCTCGGCACAATCGGTGCAATTCTTTAATTGTTTCAGAAGTTATCCTAAGACTTCCGTGTTTGGCGTGGATCAAATCAAGCGCTTTGCGATATCCCGAAACCTCCTCTTCAGAACGATCACGTGGTCTGCTGTGACCTATTACAAGCGGTTTGAGTCGCACACTATCTACTGTAACCCCTTCGATCCGGTTTGACGATTCGACGCTTTCAATAAGCGCCATTTCAACGAGCGTTTTCAAGGCCTGTGGCGATTGTTGTGAATACAAATCCTGTTTACCTTTATATTCTGAAACAGAGTTCATCAACCATACCGTG
This sequence is a window from Candidatus Ancaeobacter aquaticus. Protein-coding genes within it:
- a CDS encoding Fic family protein, encoding MNSFKNNIFDLPLGTVWLMNSVSEYKGKQDLYSQQSPQALKTLVEMALIESVESSNRIEGVTVDSVRLKPLVIGHSRPRDRSEEEVSGYRKALDLIHAKHGSLRITSETIKELHRLCRGESHDAGVWNEKDNDIIRKFSDGRVEVVYKPLSAKETPKYIEQLCLSYEHSVTQLKYPPLYAVACLILDFLCIHPFRDGNGRVSRLLTLLALYQHEYAAGKYISLERVVEQSKETYYESLNRSSWGWQQGKHDTLPWTNYFLGTVLGAYKELERRAVAVSPRRGAKTGIIEAAVNDQLAEFSISDIERVCPGISRVMIKKILLNLKIKKKIKCLGKGQSAKWLRIVSLL